A stretch of Hydractinia symbiolongicarpus strain clone_291-10 chromosome 9, HSymV2.1, whole genome shotgun sequence DNA encodes these proteins:
- the LOC130656662 gene encoding uncharacterized protein LOC130656662 — MPLPFNETQCQENCTSTECVSGCKFYSQIKNLPTTEFLKLDANKKPKLRNDSVQATSRNTTSLSFAWSNIVTNGEPKISSVYLISIRSVAGVSGYLKHQNVIGLSARNVSTVTMETVCSIYKNNIRPHRNRKYKLAVHQINYNGYDKDNFIESPYTDFLKVKPVTQLNVDDMPTLIDNRDKPFVRNKIVWNVTWSLPIDFNENLMKSVKVEVGFPQCTITQNHRVVSLFDYGPHLSTHPIKEQSMSFEFENTEKDELKSCTFVVKVTPTFGECLLGKTTVKSFTYEGCHTVKDYGCSFVPTTTTPKPTDQPIASSSVTILPLRHKCQRYNQEICNGNISCKSCSETLYDVKVSWRKPQTASPIQHYVLRWGTGFVFGNLPFINKEKKRTHVDPDKLSHIFRDISVSTPTFTLIVQVYAETSTKGPDRGYAWKDLTLPTKKIWTLNQTDEYVSSEGFFALCSNNFIPESKSNQRILRAGQHSINEQWFKWARLYSYCTQYASIVLNISSTMDMDCEGYRCRSCMRACHVPLPFHGEKCFNYCDSDECINGCTFYQQILNMQDVANDEATNADIEKSDIEIVEQNINNITFRWSNVTVNNVQNLSNIYLVVLQISNEFHTNAQNVLGLTARTNRVITMQNICSTYKLYGKYEETQYKLNVYAINHRGYDKNQFISSNFTKLKPFNGLSNITIHSPTLVRRDNMNWIRWNVTFSVVPDTVSTAVLPKRFEMETILHTCMNPGILPLMQFRANKFLTYKNGSTFFEYQNTARDELASCTVSVKVKTLLGDCLLGGTTSTSVIYEGCHTVDNYNCADVATTTGRPYVPTDQPLTKNMINATIQKKSCIRYTEATCIHGNNDLICRSCSKVSYNIRVEWQRPFTHKKIEKYFVRWGDGTPKVLIDVLGREYNRTTTIDTSYDIKDIEIEGAFTLAIQISVNTVNRDSTHGYFTVQLEGPQLAFPILARQPAVPGKVDAKKNLTLIITLPIVFLLLIFIVFMLLHHRRRKKTDSVVVSRTHADKNIYVNQNSIKYDGWEINSNDIKIGNRIGSGAFRTVFSATINTGALARLKYAKQIADSVLLSQQNLKVAVKILKDGSPGKNYDIFKEEFKIMKSIGYHKNILNYIGCSTINDPHCIVTEFMENGDLLQYLRDRRQQICSTKSSVSGNNQSFIFTQQYLDTLKQADGTDVITPRVLLSFAWQVACGMEYLSSKKFIHRDLACRNILVGVDHVIKISDFSLTKEVSLDAIIQETDIDEKLPVKWMSPEALLQQISSTCSDVWAYGVVLYEIVTLGEAPYPGLSNYELLEKLKAGYRMEKPENCSKSLYDIMQHCWNETPLQRPSFKQLRILFCNVLNQESSEDKENHYYNLQSSCDCGEEGDNPNHTAD, encoded by the exons AATTTCTCAAACTAGatgcaaacaaaaaacctaAATTAAGAAATGACTCAGTTCAAGCAACAAGCAGGAATACAACGTCTTTATCTTTCGCATGGTCCAACATAGTGACAAATGGTGAACCAAAAATATCCAGTGTATACCTAATTAGCATTCGTTCTGTGGCTGGTGTTAGTGGATACTTAAAACATCAGAATGTTATAGGATTG AGTGCAAGAAATGTAAGTACAGTCACTATGGAGACAGTTTGTTCAATATACAAGAATAATATTCGACCTCATCGGAATAGAAAGTACAAGCTTGCTGTTCACCAAATCAACTACAATGGTTATGATAAGGATAATTTTATAGAAAGCCCATACACAG ATTTCCTTAAAGTAAAACCAGTGACACAATTAAATGTTGATGATATGCCAACATTAATTGACAACAGAGATAAACCATTTGTCCGCAACAAGATTGTTTGGAATGTAACTTGGTCGCTTCCAATAG ATTTTAACGAAAATCTTATGAAAAGTGTAAAAGTTGAAGTGGGTTTTCCACAATGTACTATAACGCAAAATCACCGAGTGGTCAGTTTATTTGATTATGGTCCACACCTATCGACACACCCTATT AAGGAGCAATCAATGTCATTTGAGTTCGAAAACACAGAAAAGGATGAACTGAAAAGTTGTACTTTTGTTGTTAAA GTCACTCCCACGTTTGGAGAATGTCTACTGGGAAAAACTACTGTGAAAAGTTTCACATATGAGG GTTGTCACACTGTGAAGGATTATGGCTGTTCTTTCGTACCAACAACCACAACTCCCA AGCCTACTGATCAGCCCATAGCATCCAGTTCAGTGACAATTCTACCATTGAGACACAAATGCCAGCGTTACAATCAAGAAATATGTAATGGAAATATCTCATGTAAATCATGCAGTGAAACTCTCTATGATGTTAAAGTGTCTTGGAGAAAACCTCAAACTGCTTCTCCAATTCAACATTATGTTTTAAGATGGGGAACTGGTTTTGTATTTGGAAATTTGCCTTTTATTAATAAGGAAAAGAAGAGGACACACGTGGATCCT GACAAATTGAGTCACATTTTCCGTGATATATCAGTTTCAACTCCAACTTTTACTCTTATTGTACAG gtATATGCCGAAACCTCAACAAAGGGTCCAGATCGTGGTTATGCTTGGAAGGATTTGACAC TCCCAACAAAAAAAATCTGGACCCTAAATCAAACAG ATGAGTATGTATCAAGTGAAGGTTTTTTTGCCTTATGCTCGAATAATTTCATTCCTGAATCAAAATCAAACCAACGAATTCTCAGAGCAGGTCAACACTCTATTAATGAACAATGGTTTAAATGGGCAAGACTTTATTCATATTGCACGCAG TATGCATCAATTGTTCTTAACATCAGTTCAACGATGGATATGGATTGTGAAGGTTACAGATGTAGAAGT tGTATGAGGGCTTGTCATGTTCCCTTACCATTTCATGGTGAAAAATGTTTCAACTATTGT GATTCTGATGAGTGCATTAATGGTTGCACATTTTATCAGCAGATTCTGAATATGCAAG atGTTGCCAATGACGAAGCTACTAATGCTGATATAGAAAAAAGTGACATTGAAATTGTTGAACAGAATATCAACAACATTACCTTCAGATGGAGCAACGTGACAGTAAATAACGTGCAAAATCTGTCAAACATTTACTTAGTTGTCCTTCAAATTTCAAACGAGTTCCATACAAATGCCCAAAATGTCCTTGGTTTG aCAGCAAGAACAAATCGAGTAATCACAATGCAAAATATATGTTCCACCTATAAATTGTATGGCAAATACGAAGAGACACAATATAAATTGAACGTTTACGCTATAAATCACAGAGGATATGATAAAAACCAGTTTATATCAAGTAATTTCACAA aGTTAAAACCATTTAATGGACTATCTAATATCACTATTCATTCACCAACTCTTGTACGAAGGGATAATATGAACTGGATTAGATGGAACGTCACTTTTTCAGTTGTACCAG ACACTGTGTCAACAGCTGTTCTTCCAAAGCGGTTTGAAATGGAGACAATTTTACATACTTGTATGAATCCTGGCATCCTTCCATTAATGCAATTTCGTGCAAATAAGTTTTTAACCTAC AAAAATGGTAGCACTTTTTTTGAATATCAAAACACAGCGCGAGATGAATTAGCATCGTGTACTGTCAGTGTAAAG GTAAAAACATTGTTAGGAGATTGTCTTCTTGGTGGTACTACTTCTACAAGTGTTATTTACGAAG GTTGCCATACTGTAGATAATTATAATTGCGCTGATGTAGCGACAACCACAGGAAGGCCTTATG TCCCAACGGATCAACCTCTCACTAAAAACATGATTAATGCAACTATTCAAAAAAAGTCTTGCATCCGTTATACCGAGGCGACGTGTATCCATGGAAACAACGACTTAATTTGTCGTTCATGCAGCAAAGTATCGTACAATATTCGTGTTGAATGGCAGAGACCGTTCACGCATAAGAAAATTGAAAAGTATTTTGTAAGATGGGGCGATGGAACACCAAAGGTACTTATTGATGTCCTTGGACGAGAATATAACAGAACGACTACA attgatACATCCTATGATATTAAAGATATTGAAATCGAAGGTGCATTCACATTGGCTATTCAA ATCTCTGTTAACACTGTCAACCGAGATTCAACCCACGGTTACTTTACAGTACAACTGGAAG gaCCACAACTTGCATTTCCTATCCTGGCAAGACAGCCAGCTGTTCCAG GTAAAGTTGACGCAAAGAAAAACCTCACTCTTATTATAACACTCCCGATAGTATTTCTTCTTCTAATTTTTATCGTCTTCATGCTTCTTCATCATCGACGACGCAAAAAGACGGACAGTGTTGTAGTATCGCGGACACACGCCGACAAAAA TATATACGTCAACCAAAACAGTATCAAGTATGATGGATGGGAAATAAACTCTAATGACATAAAAATTGGAAACAGAATTGGATCTGGCGCATTTAGAACTGTATTCAGTGCTACAATCAATACAGGTGCGCTTGCAAGATTAAAGTACGCTAAACAAATTGCTGACTCGGTTTTACTATCTCAACAAAACCTGAAGGTAGCAGTAAAAATACTGAAAG ATGGCTCTCCAGGAAAGAATTACGATATCTTTAAAGAAGAATTCAAGATAATGAAAAGCATTGGATATCATAAGAATATATTGAATTACATTGGCTGTAGTACAATAAATGATCCACATTGTATTGTAACAGAATTTATGGAAAATGGTGACCTTTTGCAATATCTGAGAGACAGAAGACAGCAG ATATGTTCAACCAAGTCAAGTGTTTCtggtaataaccaatcattTATTTTCACACAACAATATCTGGATACGTTGAag CAAGCAGACGGCACAGATGTGATTACTCCTCGTGTTCTTCTTTCTTTCGCATGGCAAGTGGCTTGTGGAATG GAATATCTATCCAGCAAAAAATTTATTCACCGCGATTTAGCCTGTCGCAACATTCTGGTTGGCGTTGATCATGTCATCAAAATCTCAGATTTCAGTTTGACCAAAGAAGTTAGTTTAGATGCCATCATCCAGGAGACAGACATTGATGAGAAACTTCCTGTCAAATGGATGTCACCGGAAGCATTACTTCAACAAATATCAAGCACGTGCAGTGACGT atgGGCATATGGTGTGGTGCTATATGAAATTGTCACACTGG